GTCGTTACAAATTCGAACCCGTGAACAACTAAATGATATAGGCGGACTGATCATTCCGGGTGGCGAGAGTACTACTTTGATTAAACTCATGCGTGCGTTCGATCTGATCGAACCGATCAGTCAATTTTATGAAAAAGGCAAACCGATTTTCGGTACATGTGCCGGTTCGATTCTCGTAGCCAAAAA
The genomic region above belongs to bacterium and contains:
- the pdxT gene encoding pyridoxal 5'-phosphate synthase glutaminase subunit PdxT — translated: MKKIGVLALQGDFDAHQKMLDRLSVQSLQIRTREQLNDIGGLIIPGGESTTLIKLMRAFDLIEPISQFYEKGKPIFGTCAGSILVAK